From Candidatus Nanohalococcus occultus:
TGTTATCTCTTACCTTGCCGCGTTCAATGTAGTCTTGGAATCTGTCGATTTCGTGAGGTCTATTCATTACGAGGTCACATCCAGGTATCCGGCCAATACCATTCCATTTGCCAGCGTGTTTTTGAACTCTTCATTTTCGTTCCCTAGATCTTCAATCCGTGTGAGCTGGATTTTTCTTCCAAGCTCTTTTTCAAAACTCGTTAGATCCAATCTTTTTTCGCGTCCGCCGATCACCGCTATATCTATATCGCTTTCAGCCCTGTCTCTCCCGTCCAAATAAGATCCGAATAACACCACAGCCTCAGGTTTCAGCTCTTTTTCCAGGAACTCTGAAACTTTTGACTGCTCTAGCTTCTCGAGATTAAGTACTTTCTTCGCCTTCCTAAATCTCTGTTCTGTTGGATAATAGAAAGTCATCTTCGATTCCTTGTTACTTTCCAGAAAACCTTTCTCCTCCAATCCGTTTAAAGCAGACCTGGTGCTGGAATAAGGCACCTCAATCTTCTTCGATAAGCCACGAACATGGATTTCTTCAGGCATTCTCACAAAATAATCCAACACCTCTCTCTCAGTTTTGGTTAGATCTTTGATCATATGATCAAAATTCTAATCACATGGTTAAATAATTGTCCATTTTCTGACTTCTGAGACCCGCATTTGCTCGATTGTATGTTGGCATTGCTTAAGTTTCAATTTGTATTCAATTTTCTGACTTCTGAGACTAAACTACATTCAGAAGATTACAGCGTGGAGAAAATGGCTGTTTCAATTTGTATTCAATTTTCTGACTTCTGAGACTCTATCTGTTCAGCTATTTCCCCTCCGATTTCTTCCGTTTCAATTTGTATTCAATTTTCTGACTTCTGAGACAACTTTCAGCAACCGGATTTCTATGTTCGTCCTTCCAGTTTCAATTTGTATTCAATTTTCTGACTTCTGAGACGCTGAGATGGCAGAGCATCTCGAAACGCTTCCTTTTGGTTTCAATTTGTATTCAATTTTCTGACTTCTGAGACACTGTGCCTGTGGCCGGATCGTAACTTGCTTCAGGGCGTTTCAATTTGTATTCAATTTTCTGACTTCTGAGACACTGTGCCTGTGGCCGGATCGTAACTTGCTTCAGGGCGTTTCAATTTGTATTCAATTTTCTGACTTCTGAGACTTTCATGGATTCCATCTCACAGGCGCACTGCGTTCCGGTTTCAATTTGTATTCAATTTTCTGACTTCTGAGACTCCTCAGTCATTGTGATTTATCAGCCTCATTGCTCGGTTTCAATTTGTATTCAATTTTCTGACTTCTGAGACGCAGCTCGGAGTATCTCCCTGTTCAATCACGTTTTTTGTTTCAATTTGTATTCAATTTTCTGACTTCTGAGACGAACTACGAGGAAGCGAAACAGAATTTGAAGGAGAGTTTCAATTTGTATTCAATTTTCTGACTTCTGAGACACACCGGAGACCATATCATCATCCGGCATTAGCTGCGTTTCAATTTGTATTCAATTTTCTGACTTCTGAGACCTCATAGCCTTTTTTTAAGTCTGATTTTTTAACCTCGTTTCAATTTGTATTCAATTTTCTGACTTCTGAGACTTGAGATGGAAAACCCGGAAACAGGGGAAAATGTGTCTGCGTTTCAATTTGTATTCAATTTTCTGACTTCTGAGACCAAGCGGATCTTTAGTTGCAGGTTTTCCACTGATTAGTTTCAATTTGTATTCAATTTTCTGACTTCTGAGACGTTGCCTATTATTTCCATGTGAGTGTATTCGCCGGGTTTCAATTTGTATTCAATTTTCTGACTTCTGAGACCTTCAGCTGCTCTGAGAAGCCAACCCATTAGGCATCGTTTCAATTTGTATTCAATTTTCTGACTTCTGAGACCTCCTGATGCCGTGAATGTTGTAGTAGTGCCTTTCTGTTTCAATTTGTATTCAATTTTCTGACTTCTGAGACACTTTTGTAGAAGAAGTCTGTCTAGTGGCTATAATGTTTCAATTTGTATTCAATTTTCTGACTTCTGAGACATTCAGGTGCTACTGGAACGAACGTGTTTGCACCTTGTTTCAATTTGTATTCAATTTTCTGACTTCTGAGACAAAACGAGTCCCTTTTTTCAGGGACTTTTCTTTTACGTTTCAATTTGTATTCAATTTTCTGACTTCTGAGACCTACTGCTTCAGTCCCTTCCTCAACAGTATCTTTGTTTCAATTTGTATTCAATTTTCTGACTTCTGAGACGACTAGGTGTGGTAATGTCAACACTCATGAGCTTTTGTTTCAATTTGTATTCAATTTTCTGACTTCTGAGACCTGGGGTCATGGGAGACGGAGCAGATATTCTGATTATGGTTTCAATTTGTATTCAATTTTCTGACTTCTGAGACTTCGTAGAGGAGAATCCACGTAAACAGGCGAGCGGCGAGTGTTTCAATTTGTATTCAATTTTCTGACTTCTGAGACCCTTCAGTCTCACTATTTATCGAAGGCTTAAACTTGGTTTCAATTTGTATTCAATTTTCTGACTTCTGAGACATTACTAGGAACGAGTTCCGTACTCAGCTAGGTTACGTTTCAATTTGTATTCAATTTTCTGACTTCTGAGACTTTCGAGTTAGCGCACTAGGCGCCTTGCTCAAGGTCGTTGTTTCAATTTGTATTCAATTTTCTGACTTCTGAGACGTCAGGGCTTTCTACTATTACGTTTTGTTCGTTTTCGTTTCAATTTGTATTCAATTTTCTGACTTCTGAGACCCCTGAAGGAAGCCCTGGAAAGTGGACAGGACACAGGTTTCAATTTGTATTCAATTTTCTGACTTCTGAGACCAGTTAGCTCTAGCTGCGTCGTTTTTTTCTCTTTACCGTTTCAATTTGTATTCAATTTTCTGACTTCTGAGACACTATATGATGTTGCTCTAAACAAGCTCGGTCTTTTTGTTTCAATTTGTATTCAATTTTCTGACTTCTGAGACATAGTATTATTTTCTCACCTCTTTCATCGGTTCATTATGTTTCAATTTGTATTCAATTTTCTGACTTCTGAGACTCTCCAGCTTCATCTGGGAGCAATACATCCACCAACGTTTCAATTTGTATTCAATTTTCTGACTTCTGAGACCGGATGATGTTCAAGCGTTTAACACTCGCAGAGTCTTGTTTCAATTTGTATTCAATTTTCTGACTTCTGAGACAGCCTGGCTGAGCATCCAATGTTCTGATTGAGAGATGGTTTCAATTTGTATTCAATTTTCTGACTTCTGAGACAGAATAATCGACTTTCTTCATCGCAGAGTTAGTCAAGTTTCAATTTGTATTCAATTTTCTGACTTCTGAGACGTTGGAACATACAGTCAGCCTCAGATAACTAGCTTTGTTTCAATTTGTATTCAATTTTCTGACTTCTGAGACCTAGGCCGAGAACTTCTAATTCTCTAAAAATCTCTGCTAGTTTCAATTTGTATTCAATTTTCTGACTTCTGAGACCTTTCGTCTCAAATTCTCCGAGTTTTGTCATAGTCCAGTTTCAATTTGTATTCAATTTTCTGACTTCTGAGACAAGAGGAGAAGCTATTAGCTCCCAGACCATTATCTCGGTTTCAATTTGTATTCAATTTTCTGACTTCTGAGACTAGTTCTGACCGCACCATGAACACTTTCTCATGATTGGTTTCAATTTGTATTCAATTTTCTGACTTCTGAGACGCTACCCCCCATCGTATGTAGTCCATGCTGCTTGGAGTTTCAATTTGTATTCAATTTTCTGACTTCTGAGACATCACATCGTTGGTCTGAGTACGGTATTCCTCCAATGAGTTTCAATTTGTATTCAATTTTCTGACTTCTGAGACCCGATGTTCATCGGTTCTTCCCTCCGGCTAGAGCCATCAGTTTCAATTTGTATTCAATTTTCTGACTTCTGAGACACGGTACAACTTTTTGTTCACCGACCGCTATTCTATGTTTCAATTTGTATTCAATTTTCTGACTTCTGAGACTGGTGGTAAATCATGTTCTATATGCGCTCTTATTTGTTCTGGTTGCTTGATTTTTGAGAGGTGTTTCGTGGATGAGGGCTGTACGGTTTACTTATATACGTCCTTGAATTCAGCGGTTGAAAACCAGGGGGTGGTATTTCTGGTTTTCGCCTGTAATCACTTTCCTCAAGAGTATGGACTGTAATCGGATTGCTTTTCTGCGTGTTACTTGGTACTCGAATTTTGGGTGTCGGAACTTTTCGTTCATGTAGTCTTCCCATTTTTCGAGGTATGTTGAGAATTTTTCGTCTTTCAGGTGGTTGTCTTTACGGAAGTCTTCGTGGGTGAGTGTCTGCCGGTTGATTAGTCGCATTGTGAATGTGTCGGCGAATAGGGGTCGGAACTCCTCCATCAGATCCAGTGCCAGGCTTGGTCGACCGTGTCTGTCGACATGCATAACTCCGAGGAACGGATCCAAGTTGTACTGTCTCAGTCCGCTCAAGACCTCGTTTTTCAGAAAGGTGTAGGTCAGTGATAGCAGCGAGTTTATGTGATCCTCTGGAGGCCTTCTCGTCCGTTTTTCGAAAGTCCAGCCGTCTCGAAGTGTTTGATCGATTTTTTGGAAGTAGTAGTCCGAGGACTCGCCTTCCCGCGCCCGCAACGTGTCTTTCCCTGGTTTTTCGTTTTTCAGTGTGTCAAGTACTTTTCCGATTTTTTCGGTTTCTTTCACTCCTTTACGCATCAAGATGGTTTTCATGTTCCGAGCTTTCGCACGTGTTATCTCATGGACTATGTCTCGTTCTTTTTCTTCAGAGAGCTGGTACTGTTTACGTCTGACTCGGGCGATCGTATTCTTTTCTGGTAGAAAGCTTCCTTCGTAGTTGCCGTGGATTGTGAAGTAGTTGACGGTGATCTCTTTCCTGTTACAGTTCTTGAAGAAAGGTGTAGTCAAGTTAACTCCGCCAAACACATTGATTGTATCGACCTGCTCGACAGGAAAACTCTGCAAAACCTCTCCTTTTTCTCTGACCTCGATACGGCCTTCATCAAGCCCTATCTGGGTTCCCTGCTTTTTAACATAGATAACTGACTGGTCCATCAGGCCTTCCGAGGCCTTTATTTTCTGCCCGTCTTTCTCACTCATTTTCCGTCCACCAGGTTTCCCTGACCGTCTTCCCCAAGCTTTTCAGTCTCCTCCGGCATACAGTAGCTCCTCGCGCTACAGCCCTTACATTTGTTCCTGTTATCAATTAGCGGTGGAGGATTATCCGGGTCGAGGTTTTGGATTTTCTGTATTATCTGTTTGAGTTTTTCGATATGGCTTTTTGTTATCTGTATTCTGTGGCGTTCGTCGGTTCCGTGAAGGTAGAGTGTGCCTGTTCGTACTCTTTGGCCTGTGTTTTCTTCGAGTAGGAGACAGTATGCGGTTAATTGGATTACATCGTTTTGCCGGTAGTAATCTCCTCTTTTTCTTTCCACAGGGATATTATTCTTTGACTCCATGATGTCGATCTTGCCGTGAATTCCAAGGTCTTCGCTTTCAAGGTATATTTCTTCCGTCCAGCCGCCGCGTTCTCCTTTATGCTCGTGTTTCAGCTTTCCATCTGTGAGAAAATAGTTGTTTCCGGTGGTATCGTAGAATTTCTGATACCAGAGCCTGCGCGGACAGTAGAGGTACTGGTTCAAACTGTTTACATTTATCAGGTCTTTGTCTTCCATAGGTAGTAGTCCTCTAGAACTTGTTATCGTTTATTCTACGCGCCAGATAGAATGCGTTCAGCC
This genomic window contains:
- a CDS encoding nucleotidyltransferase domain-containing protein — translated: MIKDLTKTEREVLDYFVRMPEEIHVRGLSKKIEVPYSSTRSALNGLEEKGFLESNKESKMTFYYPTEQRFRKAKKVLNLEKLEQSKVSEFLEKELKPEAVVLFGSYLDGRDRAESDIDIAVIGGREKRLDLTSFEKELGRKIQLTRIEDLGNENEEFKNTLANGMVLAGYLDVTS
- the cas1 gene encoding CRISPR-associated endonuclease Cas1; translation: MKASEGLMDQSVIYVKKQGTQIGLDEGRIEVREKGEVLQSFPVEQVDTINVFGGVNLTTPFFKNCNRKEITVNYFTIHGNYEGSFLPEKNTIARVRRKQYQLSEEKERDIVHEITRAKARNMKTILMRKGVKETEKIGKVLDTLKNEKPGKDTLRAREGESSDYYFQKIDQTLRDGWTFEKRTRRPPEDHINSLLSLTYTFLKNEVLSGLRQYNLDPFLGVMHVDRHGRPSLALDLMEEFRPLFADTFTMRLINRQTLTHEDFRKDNHLKDEKFSTYLEKWEDYMNEKFRHPKFEYQVTRRKAIRLQSILLRKVITGENQKYHPLVFNR
- the cas4 gene encoding CRISPR-associated protein Cas4, which produces MEDKDLINVNSLNQYLYCPRRLWYQKFYDTTGNNYFLTDGKLKHEHKGERGGWTEEIYLESEDLGIHGKIDIMESKNNIPVERKRGDYYRQNDVIQLTAYCLLLEENTGQRVRTGTLYLHGTDERHRIQITKSHIEKLKQIIQKIQNLDPDNPPPLIDNRNKCKGCSARSYCMPEETEKLGEDGQGNLVDGK